The DNA window GCGGATTCTTCCAGTCGGAGACCTTCCACACCGTATCGTGGTCGTCCAGCAGGTAGACTTCCTCGGTTTTCGGATCGACCTGCATCCGATCAAAACCGACACAGCGCTGCGCGCCCTCGACGCGGTAAAAGTCCTTCAGCAACTGCAGCCCTGCTCCGTGGTCGCGGTAGATTCGGACGGGCATTTGCGAATGGGCGACCCAGACGTTGCTCCCCTGGTCCGTGTCGCACACCACCACGTAAGAATGCGACTGCTCCCGGTTGTAGCCTTGGGGAGAGACCTCGATATCCTCGGACGGCGCGTTATCCTTTCGCCAGTCAGGAAATCGCAGCAGGCGCACCGCACCGCTGCCACGGGTGTCGCCTGAGCGCGTGGTGACGTAGAGAACGCCGGTCTTTTTGCTCAGGGCAATCGCGTCGGGATGTTCAACCGGCAGCTCGCGGACAATGGCGCCCTGCGGGTCGAGCACCAGGATGCGCTGGTGCAGTCGATCGCAAACGAACACGTTGCCGGCTGCGTTCACGGCGACGCCATGCAGGGCCGCGTAACTTCTCGACCCGCCGTAGGCGACGGCGCGGTCTCTTTTGGTGGTGGGGATTTCCTGCTTGTCGAGTGCGAAGAAGACCTTGGCCGTGCGAGTTTTGACATCGACCTTCCAGACCTGCCCGTCGCGCCAGAAGCTGTCCATCTCCACGTCGCGTTCGTTGCCATAAACGGTGGTGGCGGCGTAAAGACCACTGAGAAAGAACGATTCGCCATCGGGCGCAAAGCAGACAAACACCGGCCCAATCAGGGAATGAATGTCGACCTTGTTCGGCGCAACAGGCCCGTAACCAAACGGCGGATGCTTGACCAGCGGCCCCAGCAGCTGTTCGGCCGGATCTTCCGCAATCGTCCCGTCGGTGTTGATCGTCATCAAATCAAAGGCGCCGTCAGTCAATCCGGTTCGCCAGAACTGCAGCCGATCCTTCTCCGCCGTGGGCAACAGGCGGGCCATGTGCAGTCGGGCGTCGAGAAAGGTCGTCGTCAACGAGGGGGAAGTCAACAGGTTGAACTTGGGCGAGTAACCGCCGTCGGGCCGGAGATTGATGCCCCAGCCTTGCATGGCGCTGGGATCTTTCCCGGCCGGCATGGGGAAGAGCGTCTGCAGATAGTTGCCGTCGACGTCGTACTGTCGCAGGGCCGGCGGGCCCAGGTTGCTGGAATGCCCCCACACATAGACCTTGCCGTCGGACTTCGCTTCCAGACCGTTGATCCCCCAGGGGCTGTGGTCGTTGTCGCCTACTTCGTCAGAATAGTACAGATACGGGTCGCCGCCCACGATCTGTTCCAGCGCGACGCTCATCCCCGCGCGGACGCGCACGACCAGGTCCGACGGAAGGGGCGCCGGATTGCCGTAGTCATCGGCGCCGTCCCAGACGATACGTTGCGCCCGGGAGTTGGCGACCAGCGGCGGCGGCGCCTGGGGACCCAGCACGCCGGCGGCCAGGTGACGGACGATCTCTCCAGTGGCGGGATGGATAATGGCCACTTCGACATCGGTCAGGGAAGCAAGCTCAAACGTAACCGTCCCTTGTTGGTTCTGTTCGTTCCATGTCAGCGCGGGTTTGCTTACCCATTGGACCGGCTCCGCGGCGATCATTGCAGAAGCCAGCAAGAGCACGAAGAGAACAGCGACCAGGTTTCTCTTGATCATTTCTCATCTCGATCAGCACAAGGAAGACTTCATCAGGGCGAAAAAACTTGAAGCGGGTGCTCCGCGAAATCCCGGCGGCGACAAGAGCCGCATTCAGGGGCTCTGTTCGAGCGAGGCATGCCTGTAGAGAAACATTCCCCGGGAGTCGGCCCACATGCTGACGTTGTACTCCGGAATGAAAGCGCACACAGGCATGTCGTAACGCGTGAACGGCCAGCCCGCAGTGAAGGCGTCGACGATGCGATACGTGTTCTGATCGCTGTCGAATTCGTACAGCTGCTTGGGCTCGTTCTTGTTCCCTGCCTGGATCAGATACCTGCCTGTTGCGGGGTCAATGGTGATCTTGTCGCTTTGCACGCCGAGATCGGTCGGGAAGTCTTTCAATCGTTCGATCGTACCATCCGCCTTCAGCCGAGCGACAGTGCGGCGGTTATGATTGCCGCCCGCCATCAGCACCTCGTTGCGAAACGGATTATGGCGAACCAGGCTGTGATAGCCGTCGACCGGACAGGGCCCGAGAGGCTCCCACTTTTGACGTGCGTTGCTGAAGAACCAGGCCTGCGGTCCGAGGATCAGGACGCCGTCCAGAGCGCTGAAATACTCGATCGCCATGCCGGTGAAAGTGCTGTCGGCGGGGATCGGCGGCAGTTTGGTCCATTTCTCGGTCGTCGTGTCAAAGTAAGAAACGCCGCCGGTTAGATCGACACCTTTCTTCTCGTTGCTGTAGCTGTTGTAACGATGATAGAAACGACTGCGCTGGGGATCGAAACCGTTACTACTATAGATATGGCCGAAACGGGACAGAAAGCACGGGTTGTCGCTGTCGCGGTCGAGTTCGATCACTCGCCAGGCGTTTTTCTCTTCAGAGTAGGCGATAAACTGACGGGTCTGCCGCAGGCCCATATAGAGAAACTGCCCCGTCTTGCTGTCCCAGTGTGCGTCGTCGGTCCAGCCGGCGATATGCAGGCCGCCGGAACCGCCGTTGTTGCGTCCGCCGTCGACCAGCGGAGATCGCCACAGCCCCTCCGGCATTTCCGTCTGCAGCTCCGCCCAGGAGCCAGGCGGCATGGAGGCGGCCAGCTTCGCCAGCGGCGAATCGCCGCGTTCCGTTTCCGCCCCGCAGGCGATCGCAACTCCCAGGAGCGTGAACACTGCCAGCAAAGAACAGGCAAATGTCATTAGTCGAATCGCACGTATCATCGAGCCTTCTCCTGCCGGGGAACCTGAAGCATTCTTTCGAAGCGGGGCAAGCGGCCCCGCCGTTTCCTTAGCCGGGGCCGAGTCGGCAATTATGTCTGAGAAAATCGGGCGCCGCACGCTTTATCGGCCTTTCACCGAATGACAAACTCATTGCGTTTGGGTCATTCTTCGACAACCTTTCATGGGTTCGTCGCACCGAGGAATCGTCCTGTAAACCGCAACGGATCCGCCGGCCTGGTGGAATGGAGAAACATGCGGCAGGAGGGGACGTCAGAACCGCCCGACGCTAACGCGTTCGGCTCACAGGATTAGCGGGCTCGGGCCGACGCCAGGCGTTCGGATTACAGGATTAGGTTTCGTGGTTCCTGTTAAGCAGAATACCGAAGTCCAGCCTGGCCGACGTCCTCAAGAACGATCCGCTGCCGACCGGCCCTTTGCGCCTTCGCGTCTTTGCGTGAGATCCTCTTCATGCCAGAACCGCCAATCCGTCCTGGAACGTCTGGAAGATCTCGCGTTTCCGACTTCGAACGGACCGGGGAAATCGCCGAAGTTATTTTAGCCCGGCTCCGTACTTTCTGCGTCTGCTTTTTTACAATTCGATCCAACCAAAATCGACAGGAATTACCCTCGCGTTCCTGAACGTTGGGAGTCGGCAGCGAAACATCGCCCATGCAAATACCCCGTTTTCGGAAATGGACCTCCTGGGCTGTCGCCGGCCTGCTTCTGGTCGGCGTTGTTCTGATGATCCTCGATTGGCAACGGAACGCGGGAAAAATAACTTCGGTATTTTTCTCGACAGGAACCACGAAACCTGAGCAGCCCAAGCCGGCTGATCCTGTGAGCCGAACGCGCTAGCGTCGGGCCGTTCTTCGGAATGAGGGAAAAAAACTTCTTCGGTTTTTGTATAACAGCGATGACGTTCAACTTTTACGTATGCTTCACCTGGTGATCAAACCGCCAATCTCTCCTGCAACGGCTGGAAGAAGATAAAATGAGCGGGTTGAAAAATCGGCATCGCGGAAAAGGGGAACTCACGCAAAGGCGCGAAGGCGCAAAGAAGAAGGAAGAGGTGTGAGAAGGAATTCGCCACGACCCTTGTGGATGTCGCGTTTCCGATTCCTGCCAAACGGGAAAAATCGCCGAAGTTATTTTCCCCCGATTCCAACAGACGCTCGGTATGATCCTTCTCGCCGTGGTGATTTCTACCGTCATTGCGACGGCTTTCTACCTTCCCATCCTGTGCTACTTTCTCTTCAGAACGCGTTCGTTTCGCGAATCGCACGCCCAGGCGTGGGCGGCATGGAAGCATATCGCGAGCGAGATTCTTACGCAGATCCATTGACCCGCAACCGGAATGCATTCCCGCGCTGCGGAACGCGTAAAAACAAACTCGGTTTTTGCGTCCCTGAGAAAACGCAACGCAACCGCCCGCATCACCCGGGATGGCCTGCTTTTTGAAACAGGGCGACATCGTCCCCGACCAGCAGCCACTGCGCGTTCCATTGCCGGGCGAGCCAGGCGAAGGTGTCGCGGGAGTAGAAGCTCACGTGGGTCGGATCGGCCCGGTAATGCCAGTCGGCGAACGCCTCCGCATTCCGCACGCGTTTGGTCATCACGCCCAGCCAGCCGCCGTCGTTCAGCGCCGACCAGATCCGCGCCAGATCCCGTGCCGGATGATGCAGGTGTTCCAGGACTTCGCTGGCGGTGATGAAATCGTAAGACTTCCGGAATACGGACGCGTCGTTCGCGTAGATCGGGTCATACACCTGCATTGTGTGTCCCGCTTCTTCGAACATGACCGATAACGTCGGCCCGGGTCCGCAACCGACGTCGAGCCCCTGGCTATGGGGCTGCAGTTGTTCCTGCAGCGGCTTGAACAGACGACTGAGAAATTTCCGATAGCGCAGGTCGGCCGGATCGTTCTCATGCAGGTCGTACTGCTCCTGCTCCTCCGCCCGGCTCGGCAGCTGCAGGCGGTCCAGATGCACCAGCCGGCAGCGCTCGCACCGCAGGTACCGGCGTTCCGGCTCCGCAAAGAACAGCGAGGAGGCAAACCCGCAAAGCGGACACGGATGGGAGCCGGCCGGCGCGGGCCCTGGTTCGGGAGGGGAAACAGGCATGCAAGACGTCCGTTCGGTCAAGGCGCCGATCTCTGCGGCATGGCCGCCGGCTGGGTCAATTCTTCTTCCCCGTTGAGGTCGCCGGCGCCGGCGGAATGCGAATCGCCGAGAACCGGGCGGTGGGATTTTCCCCTGCCGCATAATTGGCGTCCCAGGTCGACTGGAACAGCACGACGGGCTGGCCCCATTGGTCCTGAACCAGTCGGGCGCCATAGGCCAGACGCAGTTCCTTGCCGCCATTGGGAACGTCGCCGACCCAGCGAGCCAGCTTGTACGGCAACCAGTTGACGGACGTTTGTGCTCCGTATTCACTTTCCATACGGAACTTGACGACGTCGAGCTGCAGGACGCCAACCGCTCCCAGGATCGGCTCGCGACGGGCGCGCTGCGGATCCGCAAACACCTGGATCGCTCCTTCTTCCAACAGCTGCGTCAGGCCGCGTTCAAACTGCTTCCGGCGGGACGTGTCGGGGCAGCGGAGGACCGCGAACATCTCCGGCGAAAACTGCGGCAGCGGCTCGTATTCGAAGGGCGCTCCCACACACAGTGTATCTCCCAGGCGAAATTCGCCCGGGTTTACCAGGCCGATAATGTCGCCCGGATAGGCTTCGTCCATCGTTTCCCGATCCTGACCGAACACCCGATGGGCGCGGGGCAAGCGCAAGCGTTTGCCGGTGCGTGGATGCAGGACTTCCATCTCACGTTCGAACCGCCCGGCGCAGACGCGCAGGAACGCCACGCGGTCGCGATGACGCGGATCGAGATTCGCCTGGATCTTGAAGACAAACCCGGCAAAGGCCGACCGGGCCGCCGGAATGGGCCCGAGATCGCTGTTGCGGTTGCCGGGCGGAGGGCACAGGGCCAGGAATCCACGCAGGAAGTGTTCCACGCCCCAGTTCGTCAAGGCGCTTCCAAAGAAGACAGGGGACGCCTTGCCGGCGGCGAACGCCTGCATGTCCAGCTGGCTTACCGATTCCAGCAGCTCCACCTCTTCCGCCGCCTGCGTCGCCAGTTCCGGCGGCACGCCCTCCCCGGTCAGCCCCGCCAGGCTTGTTTCACGACCCGTGATACGGCGGTCTCCGTCCCGATCGTCAAACAGAAAGGCCCGCCTGGAACGGATCTCCACCAGGCCGCGAAAATCGGGTCCGAAGCCGATCGGCCAGTTCTGCGGGATCGGCTCAATTCCCAGCTTTGATTCGATCTCTCCCAGCAATTCCAGCGGCTCGATGCCGGGACGATCGACTTTATTGACGAAGGTAATTACGGGGATCTGCCGCAAGGCGCACACGCGGAACAACTTTTCCGTCTGGGCCTCGATCCCTTTGGCCAGGTCGAGCACCATCACGGCGCAGTCCGCGGCCATGAGCGTGCGGTACGTGTCTTCGCTGAAGTCATGGTGACCGGGCGTGTCCAGCAAGTTCACGCAGACGTCGTCGTATTCAAAGGTCAGCACCGTGGAGCTGACCGAAATGCCGCGCTGCTTTTCCAGTTCCAGCCAGTCAGACGTCGCGGCCTTTTGCGACTTGCGTCCGCGGACGGCTCCCGCCACTTCGATGCATCCGCCGAACAGCAGGAGCTTCTCAGTCAGCGTCGTTTTGCCCGCGTCGGGATGCGAGATGATGGCGAACGTGCGACGTCGCTGCACTTCGCGGTAAACACTGGGATCAATATCCGTCATCGAAATGCACCTTGAATCTCAGCCTGCTGCGACGAACCAGGAAGGGGCTCCCCAGGATGAGCGTCGGCGGGTATTTGTCACCGGGATGGAAAGTGATGCTCTCTGCCGTTCGATCGCCAGAAAGGGCCGGGCGCAAACCGCGCGCCAATCGGCAAGGAAGAAACGCCTCAGGGCGGCCCAAGCAGATCGGCCGCCGTCGACGCATCAGGGAGGAGTCGACCCCTGAGAAGCAGCCTGCGCAATATCCCGGAACGTGCAGGGAAAACACGTGAAACCACTGGGAAGTGGAGAAGTCAGCGCCGGGTAAGGAAATTGCCTGGAAGGTCTCATATCCTCGCTTTTAGCACACCTGGCAAGGAACGGCAACCGGTGTGGGGCGGCCGCCAGCCAGAGTCTGGCGTGCGGGGAGTTGGTGACATGCCAGTCCGACTGAACTAAACTGCACCCACGGATCCAGACCACGGGCCCCCACCCGGCCGGCCATACGCGACGCAGGAATTTCCAGGGCGGACATCGCAGACGATTCTCAAGGAAACGCATCTGGGAAGGATCGCTGGCCGCCTGGCTTCCCCGGCAGGATACGTCACGCAGAAAATGCCGCGGCCGCTTTCCACCCCCGATCGGTCTGCCTGCGATCGGTCTGCCTGCGATCGGCCGAGGGATGTAACCGCTCGTATACTTGCACTTGAAATTCGCACTGAAAATTCAACGGAGCCGCAACGATGTATTACCTTTCCTGGAAGGCCCTGGCCGTGCTGGCGGGCGGGCTCGCGCTGCTGGCGCTGCCGACGATCGGATCGGCCGCGCCGAAAACGCCGAACGTCGTCGTTATTTTCTGCGACGACCTGGGCTGGGGCGATCTGGGCTGCTTTGGCAATCCCACCATTCGCACGCCCCACCTGGACCGCATGGCGGCCGAAGGCCAGAAGTGGACCCAGTTCTATGTGGCGGCTCCCGTTTGCACCCCCAGCCGCGCCGGCCTGCTGACCGGTCGCCTGCCGATCCGTAACGGCATGACCAGCGACAAACGCGTGGTGCTGTTCCCCAACTCGGGCGGCGGACTGCCGCCTGAGGAAGTAACGCTCGCCGAACTGCTCAAGCAGAAAGATTACGCCACGGGGATTTTCGGCAAGTGGCACCTGGGCCATCTGCCGCAGTTTCTTCCCACCTCGCAAGGGTTCGATACGTACTTTGGCATTCCGTACTCCAACGATATGGACCGGATCGGCGGGCCGAACTACATGGGGGAAGTGCGGAAGAATCCTGATTTCTATCCGAATTTCGCCGACTATAATGTCCCCCTGCTGCGTGATGAGAAAGTCATCGAGCGGCCGGCCGACCAGAACACGATCACCCGGCGATACACCGAGGAAGCGGTGAAGTTCATCCGGGCCAACAAGGATCGTCCCTTCTTCGTCTACCTGCCGCACTCCATGCCCCACATCCCGCTGTTCGCTTCCGAGGAGTCCCGCGGAAAATCGAAACGCGGACTCTACGGCGACGTGATCGAAGAAATCGACGGCAGCGTCGGACAGGTGCTCGCCACGCTCCGCGAGCTGGATCTGGAGAAGAACACGCTGGTCGTGTTCACCTCCGACAACGGCCCCTGGCTGAGCTTCGAAACCCACGGCGGATCGGCCGGTCCGCTACGGGCCGGTAAAGGCACCACCTTCGAAGGCGGCCAGCGCGTGCCGACGATCTTCTGGTGGCCCGAAACGATCGAGCCGGGCGTTGTCTCCGAACTGGGCTCCACGCTGGACATGATGGCGACCTTCGCCGCCCTGACCGGCGCCGCTTTGCCGCAGGACCGCAAACTGGACACCTACGATCTGTCGCCCGTGCTGCTGGGAAAAGGAGCCAGTCCCCGTAAAGAGATGTACTACTGGACGCGCGCTTCCCTGCACGCAGTGCGGTCCGGGCCGTGGAAGCTGCACGTAAAAATGCGCGAGCCCGTGAACTACGGACGCGCGACCAAGATGGAAAAACCAGAGCTGTACAACGTGGAACACGATATCTCCGAAGCCTACAACGTGGCCAGTCTGCACCCCGAGATCGTCGAGCGGCTGCTGGCGATGATTCAGGATCACGAAGCCGACATCGAACCGCACGAAGACATGCTGGCAATTCCGCTGAAAAAGTAGGTCGCTGGGATCCGTCTGCGGCAGGCAGCGCGGGATCACCAATCGTTGCGCACGATCTACGAGAAAAATCCGATGCCATCTTCAGTACAAACGGCCCGCGAATTCGCCCTCGCTGCGCACGGCAGTCAACCTTATGGTCAGCATCCTTATGTTTACCATCTGGACGCGGTGGCTGAACTTCTCGCCCCTTTTGGCGAGCAGGCGCAAGTGGCGGCTTACCTGCATGACACGGTGGAAGATACGGCGACCACCCTGGAGGAGATCGCCGCCCGGTTCGGTCGCCCGATGGCGGATTGTGTGGCAATCCTGACGGACGAGCAGGGCGAAACCCGGTCAGTCCGCAAAGCCAAGACCAATGCAAAACTGGCGGCTACCTCCAATACCCTGGCGCTAACGGTCAAGGCGGCGGACCGCCTGGCCAACCTGCTGGAGTGTCACAGCGGCGCCTGCGATAAACTCGAAATGTACCGTCAGGAACAGGAGGCTTTTCGAAAGTCGGCCTGGCGCGACGGGCTCTGCGACGACCTGTGGCAGCGGATCGACGGGATCTTTCACCAAGGGCAATAGTCCCTCGTCCAAGAAAGTCGGCGCATCGCCCGGCTGACAGGCGGGCGGTCTGCTTTGGCTATCGAGGAGAAGCCGGGGCGGATAAAATGCGGTTTTGCCGCCGCCCTGCTCTTTCCTGACCGGATCTATGCCCAAAAAATCTTCCGCGAAGAAAGCGGCGCGCCGGGGGAAAACCAGGCAGCCGCCGCGAAAAAAAGCGACTCCCGTCTCCTCCCAGGCGGACGATGCGGAACCCTTGATCCTTGTGGGAATCGGCGCATCGGCGGGCGGGCTGGCGGCGTTGCGGACCTTCTTCCAGGGCGTGCCGCCTGACTGCGGGCTGACCTTTGTGGTGGTGATCCACCTGTCGCCGGAACACGAAAGCCACCTGGCCGAGCTCCTGCAGCCGCATGTCCAGATGCCGGTCCAGCAAGTGACCGAGACGACGGCGCTGGAAGCAAATCGTGTGTTTGTCATCCCCCCCAACGCCAACCTCAACAGCATCGACACGCACCTGCGGCTGAGCGAGCTGGAAGAAGATCGCCGCGAAAGGGCGCCCATTGATCACTTTTTCCGCACCATGGCCAAAACCCACGACGGCCAGTCGATCGGCGTCATCCTGTCGGGAACCGGCTCGGACGGCACGCTCGGCCTGCGGGAGATCAAAGAACGCGGCGGCCTGGCGATCGTTCAGGAACCGTCCGACGCAGAATACGACGGCATGCCGCGGAGTGCGATCGCGACTGGAATCGTGGATCTGATTCTGCCGCTGGCCCGGATCGCTGACGCCATCCTGCGCTTTGCCCGGGTCAAGCCGCGCCTGCCGGCGACCGATCGGGAAGAGGATCTCGAAGCGGAACAGCGGCAAGTCCTGCAGAAGATTTTCACCCATCTTCGCGCCACGACCGGCCGCGATTTCAGCCGCTACAAGCAGACGACCATTCTGCGCAGAATCCAGCGGCGGATGCAGCTGCGCCAGATCGAAGAGTTCTCCGGCTACCTGGACTGTCTGCGAACCAACGCCGACGAAGTGCGCACCCTGGCCGACGATCTCCTGATCAACGTCACCAGCTTTTTCCGCGACGCCGAAGTCTTTGAAACGGTGGGAAAAGAGATCTTTTCCCGGCTGCTGGCCGCCAAAGGTCCCGATGAGAGCTTGCGCGTCTGGAGCGTCGGCTGCGCCACGGGCGAAGAAGCCTACTCGCTGGCGATCCTGCTGCTGGAAGCGGCCGCGCTGGTCGAGCACCCGCCGCGGATCCAGATTTTCGCCAGCGACCTGCACGAAAATTCGCTCCAGCGCGCCCGCGACGGATTCTACCCGGGCGCCATTGCCGCCGATGTCAGCGCGGAACGACTGACCCGGTTCTTTCATCCAGAGGAAGGCGGCTATCGCATTGGCAAAGAGGCCCGTGAACTGGTCGTGTTTGCGCCGCACAATCTGCTGGGCGATCCGCCCTTTTCCCGGCTGGACCTGATCACCTGCCGGAATCTCCTGATCTATTTGCAGCGCAAGGCGCAGCGCGATGTGATCGACCTGTTTCACTACGCACTGAGTCCCAACGGCTTCCTGGTGCTGGGCGCCTCGGAAACGGTCGACGCCCCGGAACTGTTCCGCCTGGAAGAAAAAAAGCAGTGCATCTACCAGAAGCGGAACGTCCCGGGTCCGGAACCGCGGCTGCCCGTTTTTCCGCTGTCGCAAATACAGTGGGCCAGCGAACCCGCGTCGGGTCTGGCCAGCGAGTCGATCGCATATGGACCGCTGCACCAGCGCATGGTCGAACAGTTTGCACCGCCCAGCCTGTTGATCAGTCCGGATGACAAAGTCGTCCATCTGTCCCAGCATGCGGGACGCTACCTGGTTTATCCGGGCGGCGAACTCACCTCCAACATTTATAAACTGGTGCGGGAAGAGCTCCGCATGGAACTACGGACCGCCCTGCATACGGCCCGGAACGACAGGACCCCGACCAGCACCAAGCCGGTGCAGGTCAAGTTTAACGGCCAGACAGGCTCCGTACTGTTGCATGTACGGCCCGCACTGGAACCCCAGCAGGAAGGCTTTGTGCTGGTCATTTTTGAAGAACGGGAAGCCAACCTTGCCGACCCGTCGCACCCTGGCGCCGCCGACTCCCGCGACTCGCATGTCCCCGAACTGGAAGCCGAACTGAGCGCGGCCTATCACAGGCTGCAGAGCATCATTGAGGAGTATGAAACCGCGCAGGAAGAGCTGCGGGCCTCCAATGAGGAACAGCAATCGGCGAATGAAGAACTCCGCTCCACGCTGGAGGAACTAGAGACCAGCAAGGAAGAGCTCCAGAGCATGAACGAGGAGCTGCAGACCGTCAACCAGGAGAACCGCCACAAGGTCGACGAGCTGGCCCAGCTATCCAGCGACCTGCAGAACCTGATGGCGGCGACGGAAATCGGCACGCTCTTTCTCGATCGACAGCTGCGCATTCTGCGCTTCACCCCGGCTGTAACCAACGTGTTTAATGTGCGCGCGGCCGATCGCGGCCGGCCGCTTACGGACCTGACCCATCGGCTGGACTACGCCGATCTGCATGGCGACGCACAGCGCGTTCTCGACCGGCTTGCGCCCATCGAACGCGAAGTGCGGGACGACCAGGGCCGCTCCTACCTGACGCGGGTGCTGCCCTACCGCAGCGCCGAAGATCGTATCGAAGGAATCGTCGTCACGCTGGTCGACATCACCCGCAGGGCGCAGGCCGAGCGGGATCTGCGGCTGAGCGAAGAACGATTCCGCGCGCTGATCGACGCCTCGGCCCAGATGGTCTGGACCACCGACGCCGAAGGGCAGGTCGTGGAAGACTCGGAGTCCTGGCGGGGCTTTACCGGGCAAACCTTTGAAAAGCGGCAAGGCGACGGCTGGCTAATGGCGGTGCACCCGGAGGATCGCCCGCAGGTAGCCGATAGCTGGCGACAAGTCCTGCAGGAGGGCGAAGCGTGGTCCGATGAGTTCCGCATGTTTCACGCTGCCAGCCTGAGTTACCGCTGGACCACGGTCCGGGCCGTGCCGTTGCGCGCGGCCAACGGCAAGGTGCGCGGCTGGGTCGGCATGAACATCGACGTGACCGAAGTCAAACGCGCCGAGGTGGAACTGCTGGCGTTCAATGAGTCGCTGGAGCAGCAGGTGCAGCAACGGACAGAAATGCTGAATATCCTGCAGGACCTGACCCGCGCCGCCAATGAGGCGCACACCGTCGACCAGGCGATGCGAACGGCTCTCGAACGCATCTGCCAGCACAACGGCTGGAAAGTCGGGCATGTCTGGTATCTGGCCGAGGAGAACCCCGAACAGATGATCTCCGCCGGCATCTGGCACGCCGCCGACCCGCAACTGCAGGAACCCTGGAAACAATTCCAGGCAAAACGCCGGTCCCTGAGGATCTCTCGCGGCGAAGGAATGGTGGGAGCCGCCTGGGCTGCGGCGGAACCGCAATGGGCCGCAGACCTCGATCACCAGAACGATCCGCACTGCCGGGACGCGCTGCAAATGGGACTGCATGCAGCCATCGCTTTTCCTGTCACGGTCCATAAAAAAGTCGTCGCTGTGCTGGAGTTTTATAGCCTTCATGCAGCCCCGCGCGACGCCCGGTTTATGGAGATCGTTCCCGCCGTCGGCATCCAGCTGGGCCATGTGCTGGAACGAAAGCGACTGGAAAAACAGATCGCTGACGTGGCCGAGCGGGAACAACGACGCGTCGGC is part of the Lignipirellula cremea genome and encodes:
- a CDS encoding chemotaxis protein CheB, whose product is MPKKSSAKKAARRGKTRQPPRKKATPVSSQADDAEPLILVGIGASAGGLAALRTFFQGVPPDCGLTFVVVIHLSPEHESHLAELLQPHVQMPVQQVTETTALEANRVFVIPPNANLNSIDTHLRLSELEEDRRERAPIDHFFRTMAKTHDGQSIGVILSGTGSDGTLGLREIKERGGLAIVQEPSDAEYDGMPRSAIATGIVDLILPLARIADAILRFARVKPRLPATDREEDLEAEQRQVLQKIFTHLRATTGRDFSRYKQTTILRRIQRRMQLRQIEEFSGYLDCLRTNADEVRTLADDLLINVTSFFRDAEVFETVGKEIFSRLLAAKGPDESLRVWSVGCATGEEAYSLAILLLEAAALVEHPPRIQIFASDLHENSLQRARDGFYPGAIAADVSAERLTRFFHPEEGGYRIGKEARELVVFAPHNLLGDPPFSRLDLITCRNLLIYLQRKAQRDVIDLFHYALSPNGFLVLGASETVDAPELFRLEEKKQCIYQKRNVPGPEPRLPVFPLSQIQWASEPASGLASESIAYGPLHQRMVEQFAPPSLLISPDDKVVHLSQHAGRYLVYPGGELTSNIYKLVREELRMELRTALHTARNDRTPTSTKPVQVKFNGQTGSVLLHVRPALEPQQEGFVLVIFEEREANLADPSHPGAADSRDSHVPELEAELSAAYHRLQSIIEEYETAQEELRASNEEQQSANEELRSTLEELETSKEELQSMNEELQTVNQENRHKVDELAQLSSDLQNLMAATEIGTLFLDRQLRILRFTPAVTNVFNVRAADRGRPLTDLTHRLDYADLHGDAQRVLDRLAPIEREVRDDQGRSYLTRVLPYRSAEDRIEGIVVTLVDITRRAQAERDLRLSEERFRALIDASAQMVWTTDAEGQVVEDSESWRGFTGQTFEKRQGDGWLMAVHPEDRPQVADSWRQVLQEGEAWSDEFRMFHAASLSYRWTTVRAVPLRAANGKVRGWVGMNIDVTEVKRAEVELLAFNESLEQQVQQRTEMLNILQDLTRAANEAHTVDQAMRTALERICQHNGWKVGHVWYLAEENPEQMISAGIWHAADPQLQEPWKQFQAKRRSLRISRGEGMVGAAWAAAEPQWAADLDHQNDPHCRDALQMGLHAAIAFPVTVHKKVVAVLEFYSLHAAPRDARFMEIVPAVGIQLGHVLERKRLEKQIADVAEREQRRVGVDIHDGVGQELTGLRHLAQVHLESLAGKQSPDEPMARRIARGLETVQKQLRAVIRDLVPVDLDEKGLVTAIQLLAQRTSETHSISCISQCDRRIVVEDNLMARHLYRIVQEAVANAVSHAQATEIILRLDEDQEVLRLQIVDNGQGIAPAARAGAGFGLRSMSYRADLIGASLRVEAGEQGGTVVVCLAPRNRP